The following proteins come from a genomic window of Hydractinia symbiolongicarpus strain clone_291-10 chromosome 2, HSymV2.1, whole genome shotgun sequence:
- the LOC130630396 gene encoding uncharacterized protein LOC130630396: MAAQINLELVSLYAKFVEHRIQHPGSMNYRSFGRWLKQGGVEWTNEEDPTETAPNMELMQVWTKFLQYRLRHSGSMDLEVFGRWVHNGGVEFCGGRRDRGRSSSRGWRRGRGGRRGRGGPYKPQY; encoded by the exons atgGCGGCACAAATTAACTTAGAACTTG TTTCACTTTATGCTAAATTCGTGGAGCACAGGATACAACATCCTGGCTCCATGAATTATCGGTCGTTTGGCCGATGGCTAAAGCAGGGTGGGGTCGAGTGGACCAATGAAGAAGACCCCACCGAAACAGCTCCCAACATGGAATTGA tgCAAGTAtggacaaaatttttacagtacAGACTTAGACATAGCGGGTCAATGGACCTAGAAGTGTTTGGACGTTGGGTGCATAATGGCGGGGTTGAGTTTTGTGGTGGGCGACGGGATCGTGGTAGAAGTAGCAGTCGTGGTTGGAGACGCGGTCGTGGTGGGAGACGCGGTCGTGGTGGGCCGTATAAGCCAcaatattaa